A genomic region of Miscanthus floridulus cultivar M001 chromosome 3, ASM1932011v1, whole genome shotgun sequence contains the following coding sequences:
- the LOC136541513 gene encoding large ribosomal subunit protein uL4z-like produces MVAFSRPLVSVKALEGDMVTDAPGIALPPVFGAPIRPDVVRFAHKLLSCNKRQPYAVSRRAGHQTSAESWGTGRAVSRIPRVPGGGTHRAGQGAFGNMCRGGRMFAPTKIWRKWHHRVNINLRRVAVASALAATAVPALVQARGHRIETVPEMPLVISDSVESIEKTAQAIKILKHIGAYADAEKAKDSVAIRPGKGKMRNRRYINRKGPLIVYGTEGSKVVKAFRNLPGVDVANVERLNLLDLAPGGHLGRFVIWTESAFKKLEEVYGSFDAPSLKKKGFVLPRPKMTNADLGRIINSDEVQSVVKPLNKEVKRREKRKNPLKNMAAVLKLNPYLGTARKMATLAEAARVKARKEKLDSKRTKLRPEEAAKVKAAGKAWYKTMISDSDYTEFENFTKWLGVTQ; encoded by the exons atggttgCCTTCAGCCGCCCCCTCGTCTCCGTGAAGGCCCTGGAGGGCGACATGGTGACCGACGCCCCCGGCATCGCCCTACCGCCCGTCTTCGGGGCGCCGATCCGCCCCGACGTGGTCCGCTTCGCCCACAAGCTGCTGTCCTGCAACAAGCGCCAGCCCTACGCCGTCTCCCGCCGCGCCGGCCACCAGACGTCGGCCGAGTCCTGGGGTACCGGGCGCGCCGTGTCCCGTATCCCCCGCGTCCCGGGCGGCGGCACCCACCGCGCCGGCCAGGGAGCCTTCGGCAACATGTGCCGCGGCGGCCGCATGTTCGCGCCCACCAAGATCTGGCGCAAGTGGCACCACCGCGTCAACATCAACCTCCGCCGCGTCGCCGTCGCCTCCGcgctcgccgccaccgccgtcccGGCCCTCGTCCAGGCGCGCGGCCACCGCATCGAGACTGTCCCCGAGATGCCCCTGGTCATCTCCGACTCGGTGGAGTCCATCGAGAAGACCGCCCAGGCGATCAAGATCCTCAAGCATATCGGCGCCTACGCCGACGCCGAGAAGGCCAAGGACTCCGTCGCCATCCGCCCCGGCAAGGGGAAGATGCGCAACCGCCGCTACATCAACCGCAAGGGCCCGCTCATCGTCTACGGCACCGAGGGCTCCAAGGTCGTCAAGGCCTTCCGCAACCTCCCCGGTGTGGATGTCGCCAACGTCGAGCGCCTCAACCTGCTCGACCTCGCCCCCGGTGGCCACCTCGGGCGCTTTGTGATCTGGACCGAGAGCGCGTTCAAGAAGCTTGAGGAGGTGTATGGGAGCTTTGACGCCCCGTCGCTCAAGAAGAAGGGCTTCGTTCTGCCGAGGCCCAAGATGACCAACGCTGACCTGGGCAGGATCATCAACTCTGACGAGGTGCAGTCTGTGGTGAAGCCACTCAACAAGGAGGTGAAGCGCAGGGAGAAGCGGAAGAACCCGCTCAAGAATATGGCTGCCGTGCTCAAGCTCAACCCCTACCTCGGCACTGCCCGGAAGATGGCCACCCTTGCTGAAGCTGCTCGCGTCAAGGCCCGGAAGGAGAAGCTCGACTCCAAGAGGACCAAGCTTAGACCG GAGGAGGCTGCCAAGGTCAAGGCTGCTGGCAAGGCATGGTACAAGACCATGATCTCAGACAGTGACTACACTGAGTTTGAGAACTTCACAAAGTGGCTCGGTGTGACGCAGTGA
- the LOC136541516 gene encoding protein Rf1, mitochondrial-like — translation MSSRTRPPWLKKLKRIIGRRLRSGSLTPEAASLLCDEVLPSIQRHSPPPAVSAAADVWRADRRPSWELEQFIGKCYRSGGLGPEDALDLFDELLPRARPGSVYALTQLLTTVARAPVSSTVREGPALAVSLFNRMVKKVAPDIATYAIVISCCCGAGCLNLGFAALGQIIKTGLRPQAMTFTPLLRTLCAEKRTSDAVNIVVRRMPELGCTPDVFSYTTLLKGLCAEKKCEEAVELIHMMAEDGDNCPPDVVSYNTVIDGFFKEGEIRKAYTLFHEMLDHGIPPNVVTCTSIIDGLCKVKAMDKAEEVLRRMIDERIMPNCTTYNSLIHGYLSLGQWKEAVRIHKEMSRDGQRPNVVTYNMLIDCLCKSGWCAEARDIFNSMIQSGEKPNVSTYRSLLHGYATEGNLVEMNNVKDLMVQNGMRLDLHVFNIQLYAYCKCGRLDDAILTFNKMQQLGLMPDIVTYNTVIDGLCKIGRLDDAMSQFSQMIHDGLSANIITFRILIHGFSMYGKWEKTEELFYEMMDRGIPPDVNVFNAMIDKLFKEGKVTEAQKLFDLMPLAGVKPDIVTYSTMIHGYFLAGEVDEVMKLLDDMLSIGLKPTAVTFNTLLDGMVSMGLKPDVVTCKTLIDSCCEDGRIEDVLTVFREMLSKADKTDTITENIIS, via the coding sequence ATGTCGAGCCGGACGCGCCCGCCTTGGTTGAAGAAGCTGAAGCGGATCATTGGACGGCGCCTCCGCTCGGGAAGTCTCACCCCTGAGGCCGCGAGCCTACTCTGCGACGAGGTGCTCCCATCGATCCAAAGGCATTCCCCGCCGCCGGCCGTTTCGGCAGCGGCGGACGTGTGGAGGGCCGACCGCCGCCCTTCCTGGGAGCTGGAGCAGTTCATCGGGAAGTGTTACCGATCCGGGGGCCTCGGCCCCGAGGACGCACTCGATCTATTCGACGAATTGCTTCCTCGAGCGAGGCCCGGCTCCGTTTACGCCCTCACCCAGCTGCTCACCACCGTCGCTCGCGCCCCGGTCTCCTCCACCGTGCGCGAAGGCCCTGCGCTCGCCGTGTCCCTGTTCAACCGCATGGTCAAGAAGGTGGCTCCAGACATAGCTACCTACGCAATCGTCATCAGCTGCTGCTGCGGTGCAGGATGCTTGAATCTCGGCTTCGCCGCATTGGGCCAAATCATTAAGACGGGATTGAGGCCACAGGCCATGACCTTCACGCCCCTGCTCAGGACCCTCTGTGCTGAGAAGAGGACGAGTGATGCGGTGAATATTGTGGTCAGGCGGATGCCTGAGCTCGGCTGCACCCCCGATGTCTTCTCCTACACCACACTACTCAAAGGGCTATGTGCTGAGAAGAAATGTGAAGAGGCTGTCGAGCTGATCCACATGATGGCTGAAGATGGAGACAACTGCCCACCTGATGTGGTGTCCTATAACACTGTAATCGATGGCTTCTTTAAAGAGGGTGAGATACGGAAAGCTTACACCCTGTTTCATGAAATGCTTGATCATGGGATCCCACCAAATGTTGTGACCTGCACTTCAATCATTGATGGCCTATGCAAGGTTAAAGCAAtggacaaggctgaggaggtccTTCGGCGGATGATTGACGAACGTATTATGCCTAATTGTACTACATATAACAGTCTGATCCATGGATACCTCTCTCTTGGACAGTGGAAAGAGGCAGTCAGAATTCACAAAGAAATGTCTAGAGATGGGCAACGGCCAAATGTTGTTACTTACAATATGCTGATAGACTGTCTCTGTAAATCTGGATGGTGCGCAGAAGCTAGAGATATCTTTAATTCTATGATTCAGAGCGGTGAAAAACCCAATGTTTCCACCTATAGAAGTCTGCTTCATGGGTATGCTACCGAAGGCAATCTTGTTGAAATGAACAATGTCAAAGATTTGATGGTACAAAATGGAATGCGACTTGACCTTCATGTCTTCAACATACAGTTGTATGCATACTGTAAATGTGGAAGGCTAGATGATGCAATCCTTACATTTAACAAAATGCAGCAGCTCGGATTGATGCCAGACATAGTCACCTACAACACAGTGATAGATGGGCTTTGCAAGATAGGCCGGCTGGACGATGCAATGTCCCAATTTTCTCAGATGATTCATGATGGATTGTCTGCCAATATCATAACATTTAGAATCCTAATTCATGGTTTTTCTATGTACGGCAAATGGGAGAAGACTGAGGAACTATTTTATGAGATGATGGATAGAGGCATTCCTCCTGATGTCAATGTGTTCAATGCAATGATAGACAAGCTATTCAAAGAAGGAAAGGTTACAGAGGCCCAAAAACTCTTTGATTTGATGCCCCTTGCAGGTGTGAAACCTGATATTGTTACCTATAGTACAATGATTCATGGGTATTTCTTAGCTGGTGAAGTGGACGAAGTGATGAAGCTCCTTGATGATATGCTCTCGATTGGCTTGAAACCCACTGCTGTTACCTTTAATACTTTACTTGATGGCATGGTCTCTATGGGATTGAAACCTGATGTTGTTACCTGTAAGACTTTGATTGATAGCTGCTGTGAAGACGGTAGGATAGAGGATGTATTAACTGTGTTCAGAGAAATGTTGAGCAAGGCAGATAAGACTGATACTATAACGGAAAATATAATTTCGTGA